From one Cucurbita pepo subsp. pepo cultivar mu-cu-16 chromosome LG17, ASM280686v2, whole genome shotgun sequence genomic stretch:
- the LOC111779158 gene encoding transcription factor MYB62-like, with protein MMMMMSEHFGWGKVEEEGWRKGPWTAEEDRLLIEYVRVHGEGRWNSVAQLAGLKRNGKSCRLRWVNYLRPDLKRGQITPHEESIILELHARWGNRWSTIARSLPGRTDNEIKNYWRTHFKKKVKVTSICNERPNPRFLRKHQYQQQQQQQQYWEILRRQQQHRELLRQQQLNQQPNMKTELSSSKPQISQETCTPMISNYNTQITDHHDHPGSLLLSVPEAISIEDQQLWDGFLWNFEDFQGNLTPNSAFGKANMHDLVTPFC; from the exons atgatgatgatgatgagtgagCATTTTGGTTGGGGCAAAGTGGAGGAAGAAGGATGGAGGAAAGGGCCTTGGACTGCTGAAGAAGACAGGTTGCTGATTGAGTATGTGAGAGTTCATGGTGAAGGAAGGTGGAACTCTGTGGCTCAACTTGCAG GATTGAAAAGGAATGGGAAGAGTTGTAGGTTGAGATGGGTAAACTACCTGAGGCCAGACCTAAAGAGAGGGCAGATAACTCCACATGAAGAAAGCATAATTCTAGAGCTTCATGCTAGATGGGGGAACAG GTGGTCTACCATTGCTAGAAGCTTGCCGGGAAGAACTgataatgaaataaagaacTATTGGAGGACccatttcaagaaaaaggTAAAGGTAACTTCTATCTGCAATGAAAGGCCCAACCCTCGATTTTTAAGAAAGCATCAGTAtcaacagcagcagcaacaacaacaatattGGGAGATCCTACGacgacaacaacaacatcGAGAACTCCTAAGACAGCAACAACTGAACCAACAACCTAATATGAAAACTGAACTAAGCAGCTCTAAGCCTCAAATAAGCCAGGAAACTTGTACTCCCATGATCAGTAACTACAATACCCAAATAACTGATCATCATGATCACCCAGGAAGCCTCTTGCTGTCAGTGCCTGAGGCAATTTCCATAGAGGACCAACAATTATGGGACGGATTCCTGTGGAATTTTGAGGATTTTCAAGGCAATCTCACACCAAATTCTGCATTTGGAAAAGCAAATATGCACGATCTAGTAACAcccttttgttga
- the LOC111778816 gene encoding DEAD-box ATP-dependent RNA helicase 13 encodes MAEDPMQSISSQKRRPKRKRIQKDPELDRLDSLSWKSSIPRDDALSAFIGSNDLEGGFLSLEEIDEAEYGLTIPKPETVKQKLTSTASKKSKKGEQDNVDGCGGASGDGEGSMNKEEGDNMNMETNKKGKKEKKKKKKKKKNKVNNEAPTSEEDVAENIGGSDSDRIETEVGDEMDGGDDLEMEKKLQKKKKGTKDHGIDKEIKDEVEKDAVDETEYYAWNELRLHPLLMKSIYKLGFKEPTAIQKACIPAAAYQGKDVVGAAETGSGKTLAFGLPILQRLLDEREKSGKKSEEEGADAGRYAPRSLLRALIITPTRELAIQVTDHLKAVAVGTNIRVVPIVGGMSTEKQERLLRMRPEIVVGTPGRLWELMSGGERHLVELQTLSFFVLDEADRMIENGHFRELQSIIDMLPVANCSTENSQNAENSSTSPSSQRKKRQTLVFSATLSLSSDFRKKLKRGSSRPSQSGGMDGLNSIEALSERAGIRPNVAIINLTNTSVLANNLEESFIECREEDKDAYLYYILSVYGKGRTIVFCTSIAALRHISALLCIVGINVLTLHAQRQQRARLKAIDRFRGRENGILIATDVAARGLDIPGVRTVVHYQLPHSAEVYVHRSGRTARASADGCSIALVSANETSKFATLCKSFSKESFQRFPVDNSYMPEVLKRLSLARQIDKILRKDSQEKAKKTWFERNAELVELVVDNDDSEDERANNHKQKKFGSMQLKKLQEELGKLLSHPLQPKSFSHRYLAGAGVSPLLQHQFEEMVKQNGTVQNTGDNKRRKLAAIGQDLTEPLQALRTGGQQVHMDAKEMADKRKKVENLRRKKKEEKKRLRDQRRNKRKQMKGKI; translated from the exons ATGGCTGAGGACCCAATGCAGTCGATATCTTCTCAAAAGAGAAGGccaaagaggaagagaatCCAGAAAGACCCAGAATTGGACCGTCTCGATTCACTCTCATGGAAGTCATCAATCCCGAGGGACGACGCCTTGTCTGCTTTCATTGGATCCAACGATCTCGAAGGAG GTTTTCTTTCGCTTGAGGAGATTGACGAAGCAGAGTATGGCCTGACAATTCCAAAACCTGAAACGGTGAAACAGAAGTTGACATCAACAGCCAGCAAAAAGTCAAAGAAAGGTGAGCAAGACAATGTTGATGGCTGTGGGGGTGCATCGGGAGATGGTGAGGGTAGCATGAATAAGGAAGAGGGGGACAATATGAATatggaaacaaacaaaaaagggaagaaggagaagaagaaaaaaaagaaaaagaagaaaaataaggtCAATAATGAAGCCCCAACTAGTGAGGAAGATGTGGCTGAAAATATAGGTGGCAGTGATAGTGATAGGATCGAGACAGAGGTTGGAGATGAAATGGATGGCGGTGATGATTTGGAGATGGAGAAGAAGctgcagaagaaaaaaaaaggaacaaaggATCATGGAATTG ATAAAGAAATCAAGGATGAAGTTGAAAAGGATGCAGTTGATGAAACTGAATATTATGCATGGAATGAGTTGAGACTTCACCCTTTGCTTATGAAATCGATCTACAAACTTGGGTTTAAGGAACCTACAGCGATCCAGAAAGCTTGTATTCCAGCTGCTGCTTACCAGGGGAAG GATGTTGTTGGTGCTGCCGAGACAGGATCTGGAAAAACACTAGCTTTTGGATTGCCAATCCTACAACGTTTATTGGACGAACGGGAAAAGTCTGGAAAGAAGTCTGAAGAAGAGGGAGCAGATGCAGGAAGATATGCTCCCAGAAGTCTTCTACGGGCTCTTATTATTACTCCTACTAGAGAACTTGCTATTCAG GTAACCGATCATCTCAAGGCAGTTGCAGTGGGTACAAATATCAGGGTGGTTCCAATCGTTGGTGGGATGTCCACTGAAAAGCAGGAAAGACTTTTAAGGATGAGGCCAGAGATTGTAGTTGGAACTCCAGGGCGGTTGTGGGAACTTATGTCGGGAGGAGAAAGGCATCTTGTTGAA TTGCAGACATTGTCTTTCTTTGTACTGGATGAGGCTGATAGGATGATAGAAAATGGACACTTTCGTGAGTTGCAGTCCATTATTGATATGCTCCCTGTGGCAAATTGTTCTACAGAAAATTCACAAAATGCAGAAAACTCTTCGACCAGTCCAAGTTCTCAAAGAAAGAAACGGCAAACACTTGTGTTTTCTGCAACATTGTCACTGTCTTCTGATTTTCGCAAGAAATTAAAGCGTGGATCATCCAGACCTAGTCAATCAGGAGGGATGGATGGTTTGAATTCTATAGAAGCTCTGTCTGAGAGAGCTGGGATTAGACCTAATGTTGCTATTATAAATCTGACTAACACATCGGTTTTGGCAAATAATCTTGAAGAATCATTTATAGA ATGTAGGGAAGAAGACAAGGATGCTTATTTGTATTACATTCTGTCTGTTTATGGAAAAGGCCGCACAATTGTCTTCTGCACATCCATTGCTGCACTACGTCATATTTCTGCTTTATTGTGCATTGTTGGTATCAATGTCTTGACTCTTCATGCTCAAAGGCAGCAACGAGCTCGCTTGAAG GCAATCGATCGTTTCCGCGGAAGGGAAAATGGGATACTGATTGCCACTGACGTTGCAGCTAGAGGCCTTGATATTCCTGGTGTTCGAACTGTTGTCCACTATCAACTACCACATTCAGCTGAG GTTTACGTTCATAGAAGTGGAAGAACAGCCAGAGCTTCTGCTGATGGATGCAGTATCGCATTGGTCTCTGCCAATGAAACTTCCAAATTTGCTACTCTGTGCAAATCTTTCTCTAAG GAAAGCTTCCAGCGATTTCCTGTTGATAATTCATACATGCCAGAGGTTCTAAAACGATTGTCTCTTGCACGCCAGATTGACAAGATTCTGCGGAAGGATTCTCAA GAGAAGGCAAAAAAAACCTGGTTTGAGCGGAATGCAGAGTTAGTGGAATTAGTAGTGGATAACGATGACAGTGAAGATGAGAGAGCAAACAATCATAAGCAGAAGAAATTTGGCTCCATGCAGTTAAAGAAATTGCAAGAG GAGCTCGGCAAGCTGCTTTCCCACCCCCTGCAACCGAAATCATTTTCACACCGTTATTTGGCCGGA GCTGGGGTCTCACCTCTTCTGCAACATCAATTTGAAGAGATGGTCAAGCAGAACGGGACTGTTCAGAATACGGGAGATAACAAAAGGAGGAAGTTGGCTGCTATTGGCCAAGATCTTACGGAACCACTTCAAGCACTTCGAACCGGTGGTCAACAG GTACATATGGATGCAAAAGAGATGGCTGATAAACGGAAGAAAGTGGAGAACCttaggagaaagaaaaaagaggagaaaaaac GCTTGCGTGATCAGCGAAGAAATAAACGGAAACAAATGAAAGGCAAGATTTAG